The genomic interval TCCGCACGCAGCGTCTTGGAAAAGACAAACAGGAAGTCAAATGGGAACCATGGAATGTCATGGGAACCGCAAAACAATACCAACGCACTGGCTTCTACTGGCGAATTGACGTCACTCCCAACTGCTGACCGGACAAACCAATAGCACTGTGGGATGTGCACACGTCTTCAAAACTCGTGGCACATCTCTCCATGTTGACGGTCCACAGGCTGACCTCCTTTCGAACAACGGGATTGCTTGGCTTGTCACAACTCTCATGGTGTGATCCCAAAAAGACCGTCTCAGGGAGTCAAGACCATGAAACATCTTATAGCACCGATTCTCATGGCAACCTCGAGCCTTGACTTGGCCCAACAGAAAACCGTCACGGTCTCCGGCAACTTCACCGGGCAGGACCAGCAGTCCTTCCAGAAAGTCATCAACGCGTTTGAAGCCAAAAACCCCGGTATCAAAGCCAACTACACCGACAGCACATATTCCGTCACCCTGATCAATGTGCGTGTGCAGGCCGGAAACCACCCCGACATCAAGTCGGGCAGAGCCACCAACTGGTTGGAAAGCATCCTGCTGAGAACCGCTCCAGCCAGCGTGTACGACAGGTGGATCACCAACAAAGTCAAATTCGATTCTCCAGAGGTCCGCAAAGCGTGGGGTGTGCTCGATGACATCGTCACCACGCCCGGCTACGTGTACGGCGGCAAAACCACGGCGGTCAACCTTGCGTTCTGGAAAGGCACCACCGATTACTTCACCGGGAAGAACCTCGATCAAGTCCTCAAAGACATTGACGCTGCTTGCAGCAAGTGATCTCTGAACTGGTGGGGCACCCCCTCCACCAGTTCCTTTTCTGACGCACAACAGGAGAACCACAATGCATCAACCCCCAAAAAAACGGAAAGCCACAAAACAGGCTTTCCCCCAGAGCAAAGGCGAACCCGCCAACCTGAAAAACCTCTTGTTGTATGGGGTCTTGATGGTGCTTGCTCTGGAATTTTTCAGACGGATTTTTGTGTTCCTCAAAGCAGGTGACGCACCAGAGTGGGCCATTTTCCTCACCTCCATTCTGTGGGGCGTGCTGGGCATGAACCGCAGGAAACTTCGGAACCCCGGTGATTGCCCATGAGCAGTACACCTGATGTTCGAAGCCAGAGATTTCGGCAAAGGTTCAGCCATTGCCATGGTCCTGATGACCGTGCTCCCTGTGGTGCACTAAAACGTGCATGAATTTTGCAAAGATTTCAAGAAGGGATTCTGATGCAAAATCCTCTATCTTCCATTCACTCAACAAAAGTGAAACCCTTTCAGCGTGACACCCAAGTGCGAACCCTCAACAATGGAGTGATTCATGTGACCTTGACCGTGCTGGCTTTGCTGTGGACTTTGCCCACCTTGGGGCTTCTCATCACCTCCATTCGCCCACCGGACGACGTGAACGGCTCGGGTTGGTGGACGCTGCTGTTCAACCCCGAGAAGGTGCGCCTCACCCTCGACAATTACCGCATTGTGCTCGGGTTGGGTCTGGATCAGGTGAAAATGAATCTGGACCGCAACGAAGGGGACATCCAGCTTCTGAAGTCGGTGATGAACACCATCATCATGACCATTCCCTCCACGGTCATCCCGATTTTTCTGGCGGTCATTGCCACTTACGCTTTTGCTTGGATGCAATTGCCAGCCAGCCCATTTCTGTTCACAGTGGTGGTGGCTTTGCTGGTGGTGCCCTTCCAGATTGCCCTGATTCCCGTGCTGAAAGACTACAACGTGCTGGGCCTGAATGGGACTTTTCTCGGGGTGTGGTTGGCAAACACTGGATCCGGGCTTTCACTGGCCACTTACCTGCTCTACAACTACATTTCCACCCTCCCCTGCTGATGGTTGGAGCTTTCATCAGCATGCTGATTCCTCTGGTGGTGTTTCTGGGCTTCCAGCGGTACTTTGTGCGCGGCATGCTGGCAGACAGCGTCAAAAGTTGAAATGCATCCCTTCAAAGGGACCACTCCCTTTCTTCATTCCTCTCCTCAAGGGTCCCTTACGGCAAGGGGGACCCCCTTTCAGTGAGGCTTTTGCATGAATCCTTTCTCGTATCACACCCAGTTCGCTCCCTGCGAACACAGCACGCCTCTGGTTTCTTACGTGGGGGACCACTGGATTCACCTGCAGCCCCATCAAAAGGGATGGCAGCAGCACACCACCCGCAACCTGATGGACTGGATTCCAGAGTCCTGCCGGGTCGATGACCCCATGCAAGGGAGATGGAGTGGGAGCACTTTCACGCACCAAGGCATCACTTTCATGTTATGCAGCACCCTTCACAACAACACGCACTTCAGCACCTTGACGTTGTGGCAAGCGAACCCCACCCTCACCCACTGGCAGGGGAGCAACAAGGTGGTGTTTTACCATCCGCACCATCCTTTCATCCAACTTGCTGAGCCGCACATTCACACCCGCAATGGTCGCACCTACTGCCTGATGACGGCATTGTTGCCCAACGGCAAAACGGCCTTCGTGACTTTCAGGATGCACACCCCACACCACTGGGAGTTCCTCTCAGCAACCCTCAATTTGCTTGCTGAACCCCATCAACCTTTGCAGTTCAGTCCATCCCTGCTTCACATCAACGATTGGGATGTGCTCACCTACCATTCCCCGGGCACCGGCACCAACTACGCCCTGATCGGACAGTTCAGTGAAGGGCACTTCAACATTCAAACTGCACAGGTCCTCAATGAAGGTATGGGAGTCCACCGTCCACGCTTGATCGACATGGACCATTACGCCATCCTGAATGCTCAATTCAACTCCCCCTACCATGGACCCCTCACCTTACCCACCCAACTGCAAATCACCCCAGCAGGGGAAGTGCACCTTAAACCTTTCAAGCTTGCCAAACACCTCACAAAAAACCCTTCCAAGCTGTACCAACAAGTGACGTACCAATCGGAAGTGCTGCACCTCAAACCCGCCTATCTCCTCAAACTGAACCTTCCGTCAGCAAGCGGAACCCTGCTGGTAGAGTTACTCAGCCCAACCCCCACCGGTGGAGGCATCCACCTGCTGTTCGACACGGTCGGTCACACCATCACCGTGCACCACCCGACCCGCAGCTGCAGTGTCACCGGCACCCTCGTTGGGCAGGACATACACATTTATGTGGATGGACCCACCATCGAAGTGTTCAACGCTGGCAGGGCACTGTCCCTGTGCATTCCAGAGCATCCTCCCGGAACATACCTGGTGCTCAAGCACCTCTCTGGTCCCTGCTTGAGCACCTACTCCCTGTTCGAACACAACCCTTGAGGCACCCAACGTGAACCACCTGCACCACACAGTCCTGAAGTCTCCCAGTGACCACGTCTTGCTGATCCCAGCGTTCTTGTGCACTGGTCACCATTTGATCCCTGCCAAAAGCAACCAAAAGTTCTTCATTGCCTTCGCCGCTTTCTTTGCGTTCTCTCTGAGGCTCTTTGCTGCACACCAAAGCCCCGGATGGTTCAATGGGGTGCTCAATGCCTTCACTTCTGGGGTGCAACTCACGCCTCTGGGTGTGCTGCACCTCATGCTGTGGAATGATCTCGCAATCCGTGCAGAAAAGCAAAATGGTGTTGCTGACGGCTCGGGGGATGGATGTGGTGTCTTGCGGGATGACGATTGTGCTGCAAGAGCGCCGGAACAGGCTCAAGTTGGAAACCCAGCGCAGCAATGGCTGGGAGGTGATCGCCACTCAGGATCCCCTCGCTGTCCTGCCGCACTGCATGGCTCGCCAAAGCCATACTCCTTACGACCTTCCCATGCACCTGGTGGCGTTCGACATGGATCACTTCCAATGCATCAAAAAACCGTTTGGGACAATGGACTCGCAATGATGCAAATTCTCTCACAGCGCACCAACAAAGCTTTCCAGCCTGGAGTCACTTACCGGTGGGTTGGCAAAGAATTCTGTGTGCGGCTCCGCGGAGGTAAACCCACTCAGGTGCCCTCACATCGTGAGAACAACCCTCAGGAAATTGAAAAGCGTGCGTGCTTCAGAGGGTTCAGGGTACGCATCAGCAGGGGCATCACCCAACCACGAACGAGGGACGCACCCTCTGACGA from Deinococcus misasensis DSM 22328 carries:
- a CDS encoding extracellular solute-binding protein, which produces MAQQKTVTVSGNFTGQDQQSFQKVINAFEAKNPGIKANYTDSTYSVTLINVRVQAGNHPDIKSGRATNWLESILLRTAPASVYDRWITNKVKFDSPEVRKAWGVLDDIVTTPGYVYGGKTTAVNLAFWKGTTDYFTGKNLDQVLKDIDAACSK
- a CDS encoding carbohydrate ABC transporter permease codes for the protein MKPFQRDTQVRTLNNGVIHVTLTVLALLWTLPTLGLLITSIRPPDDVNGSGWWTLLFNPEKVRLTLDNYRIVLGLGLDQVKMNLDRNEGDIQLLKSVMNTIIMTIPSTVIPIFLAVIATYAFAWMQLPASPFLFTVVVALLVVPFQIALIPVLKDYNVLGLNGTFLGVWLANTGSGLSLATYLLYNYISTLPC